A single window of Paenibacillus sp. SYP-B4298 DNA harbors:
- the cdiI gene encoding ribonuclease toxin immunity protein CdiI: protein MTNENISEKKLIDLYYFSIGDGNFIKALEKYCNGQGFGNEHIWCLFASELEEWEEGYFGEDGVCYFFDRPAVDEDVTVVLDYSSFYVYLKEASEVYLLKHSDDKDVVESRLYEIKRKFKIV, encoded by the coding sequence ATGACAAATGAAAATATTTCTGAAAAAAAACTGATAGATCTTTATTATTTTTCTATCGGAGATGGGAACTTTATTAAAGCGTTGGAAAAGTATTGTAACGGGCAGGGTTTTGGTAATGAGCATATCTGGTGTTTATTTGCAAGTGAACTAGAAGAGTGGGAAGAAGGGTACTTCGGAGAAGATGGGGTTTGCTATTTTTTTGACCGTCCTGCAGTTGATGAAGATGTAACCGTCGTACTAGATTACTCCAGTTTCTATGTTTATCTTAAAGAAGCAAGTGAAGTATATTTGTTAAAGCATTCTGATGATAAGGATGTAGTTGAATCTCGATTATATGAAATTAAACGAAAGTTTAAAATTGTATAA
- a CDS encoding Imm8 family immunity protein encodes MLVIKALTKIFEDWGDDIDDFYITYQVDIGSKDIKGASDLFSFELISPRRLERMSGQGDIIIGRGHIITGDFNERKLEETLNRIVFKCSDDDINKANHNLSKYFRWEMDE; translated from the coding sequence ATGCTTGTAATAAAGGCTCTAACAAAGATATTTGAGGATTGGGGCGATGATATAGATGACTTTTATATCACTTATCAAGTAGATATTGGCTCAAAGGATATAAAAGGGGCATCAGACTTATTTTCATTTGAATTAATTAGTCCTAGAAGGTTAGAAAGAATGTCAGGTCAAGGGGATATTATTATAGGGCGAGGACATATCATAACAGGTGATTTTAATGAAAGGAAACTTGAAGAAACATTAAACCGTATTGTTTTTAAGTGTTCAGATGATGATATTAATAAAGCGAATCACAATCTTTCTAAATACTTTCGTTGGGAGATGGACGAATAG
- a CDS encoding carbohydrate ABC transporter permease produces the protein MSQAKRSRKLHAPVSDAVFDACNILFMLLLIVVTLYPFVNMFALSFNDANDSIRGSIYIWPREWTWRNYEYIFNEAYIFFATFISAARTIVGTIISVFCTAMLAYAISRPDYLLRKFVTIAFIFTMYFSGGLIPNYLLIKELGMLNSFWVYIIPGIIGVFNMIVIRSFIEGLPDGIMESARIDGAGEFTTFMRIVLPLTVPALATVSLFVAVYQWNSWFDVFLYNSSKIELSTLQYELMKVLSTSTTTTSSGGTAADAFANAQGNVTMVTPTSIRATMTIIASLPIIVVYPFLQKYFVQGMTLGGVKG, from the coding sequence ATGAGTCAAGCCAAGCGATCGCGCAAGCTGCATGCACCCGTATCGGATGCGGTATTCGATGCATGCAACATTCTATTTATGCTGCTGCTCATCGTTGTGACGCTCTATCCGTTTGTGAATATGTTCGCCCTGTCCTTCAACGACGCCAATGACTCCATCCGCGGCAGCATCTATATATGGCCCAGAGAATGGACATGGCGCAACTATGAGTATATTTTTAATGAGGCTTACATTTTTTTTGCTACCTTCATCTCGGCGGCACGCACCATAGTCGGCACGATCATCTCCGTCTTTTGCACGGCGATGCTCGCCTATGCCATCAGCCGACCGGATTATTTGCTGCGCAAATTCGTCACGATTGCCTTTATATTCACGATGTACTTCAGCGGCGGCCTCATTCCGAACTACCTGCTCATCAAGGAGCTTGGCATGCTGAACAGCTTCTGGGTGTACATTATTCCCGGCATCATCGGTGTGTTTAATATGATCGTCATCCGTTCCTTTATTGAAGGCTTGCCGGATGGCATCATGGAGTCGGCCAGAATCGACGGCGCCGGCGAATTCACGACGTTCATGCGCATCGTCCTGCCGCTCACCGTCCCCGCACTGGCGACGGTATCGCTATTTGTCGCCGTCTATCAGTGGAATTCGTGGTTCGATGTGTTCCTGTACAACTCCTCGAAGATTGAGCTGAGCACGCTGCAATATGAGCTGATGAAAGTATTGTCCACCTCCACCACCACCACAAGCAGCGGCGGGACGGCGGCCGATGCCTTCGCCAACGCCCAAGGCAATGTAACGATGGTGACACCCACCTCGATTCGCGCCACGATGACGATTATCGCCAGTCTGCCCATTATTGTCGTCTACCCGTTCCTCCAGAAATACTTTGTACAGGGCATGACCTTAGGTGGCGTGAAGGGCTGA
- a CDS encoding sensor histidine kinase, protein MFKSHINHLKLRNKLILIYTACVFIPIVLTHIIFYNVTTHNIKEQKTVDANRALMLLHKELGAAIDDAAGISYLYSIDKSLDHHLNADYASYDQYVESLASIEQLFNRSDKEYKTISSTVILSDNPMVLASDHIVDLDDDARHTDWYRSLQPISHTYPYLYVDKDGIHILQKLSDERYHPYEHMLKIDLNMDHIHQLFDLSSFEGTLYFIDPMRQIRYSVALDGSQSLAPAPLDGMIRPDRFIDMQLHYQNSRYLRGWSLYGVLDEGQILSEVRQSGFYIIWLALLTFLVPTIIIIMISRSIHSRLKNILIHMRRVKGKHFEPVPYDQERDEIGQLALEFNRMIERIESLINDVYVTVIQKKELEIRQRQAQLHALISQINPHFLFNALETIRMRSLIKGETETAGTIRNMARIFRTSISWKRSFVSIREEIELIESFLEIQKYRFAGRLTYQISMDEALYETLIPKMTFLPFVENASIHGIENHQGIGFITIQIAREGRDIVFVIADNGAGMSEEKVKELQQYLTEDDAISESVGIKNVYIRLKICFGDDFTFVIHSQPGQGTRITLRLPADAMKAPEPERPKLYEE, encoded by the coding sequence ATGTTTAAATCTCATATCAATCATCTCAAGCTGCGCAACAAGCTTATTCTGATTTATACGGCCTGTGTCTTTATCCCGATCGTGCTCACGCATATCATCTTCTATAATGTGACGACCCATAACATCAAGGAGCAGAAGACTGTAGACGCCAACCGTGCTCTCATGCTGCTGCATAAGGAATTAGGCGCGGCCATCGACGATGCCGCCGGCATCTCCTACCTGTATTCGATCGACAAATCGCTAGACCACCATCTGAATGCCGACTACGCCTCCTATGACCAGTATGTCGAGTCGCTGGCCTCCATCGAGCAATTGTTCAACCGCTCTGACAAGGAGTACAAGACGATCAGCTCTACCGTCATATTAAGCGATAATCCGATGGTGCTGGCCTCCGACCATATTGTCGATCTGGACGACGATGCCCGGCACACAGACTGGTACCGCAGCCTGCAACCGATCAGCCATACCTACCCCTATCTATATGTCGATAAGGATGGAATCCATATTCTACAGAAGCTGTCGGATGAACGCTATCACCCCTACGAGCATATGCTCAAGATCGATCTGAACATGGATCATATCCACCAGCTATTTGACCTGTCGAGCTTCGAGGGCACCCTCTATTTTATCGATCCGATGCGGCAGATTCGCTACAGCGTGGCACTGGATGGCAGCCAGTCGCTGGCTCCTGCTCCTCTTGACGGGATGATTAGGCCGGATCGGTTCATCGATATGCAGCTTCATTATCAGAACAGTCGTTACCTTAGAGGCTGGTCCCTCTATGGCGTGCTGGATGAAGGACAGATTCTGTCCGAGGTGCGGCAATCGGGGTTTTACATCATCTGGCTGGCGCTGCTGACCTTCCTCGTCCCAACCATCATTATCATCATGATCTCCCGCTCCATTCATTCCCGCCTCAAAAATATTCTGATCCATATGAGACGTGTCAAGGGCAAGCACTTCGAGCCGGTGCCCTATGATCAGGAGCGTGACGAGATCGGCCAGTTAGCTCTGGAATTCAACCGGATGATCGAGCGCATCGAGAGTCTGATCAATGATGTATACGTCACGGTAATCCAGAAGAAGGAGCTGGAAATCCGTCAGCGACAGGCTCAACTGCACGCGCTGATCAGTCAGATCAATCCGCACTTTCTGTTCAATGCCCTGGAGACGATCCGCATGCGCAGCCTGATCAAGGGCGAGACAGAGACGGCCGGGACGATCCGCAATATGGCGCGCATCTTCCGTACCTCCATCTCCTGGAAGCGCAGCTTCGTGTCCATTCGCGAGGAGATTGAGCTGATCGAGAGCTTTCTGGAGATTCAGAAATATCGGTTTGCAGGCAGGCTGACCTACCAGATTTCAATGGATGAGGCGCTCTATGAGACGCTTATTCCGAAGATGACCTTTTTGCCGTTTGTTGAGAATGCCAGCATCCATGGGATTGAGAATCATCAGGGCATCGGCTTCATCACGATCCAGATCGCGCGTGAAGGTCGAGACATCGTCTTCGTCATTGCCGATAATGGCGCAGGGATGAGCGAGGAGAAGGTGAAGGAGCTGCAGCAGTATCTCACCGAGGATGACGCGATCTCCGAGTCCGTCGGAATCAAGAATGTGTATATTCGGCTCAAAATTTGCTTTGGCGACGATTTTACGTTCGTTATTCATAGTCAGCCGGGACAGGGCACCCGCATTACCCTTCGCTTGCCCGCAGATGCAATGAAGGCACCGGAGCCGGAAAGACCTAAGCTTTATGAAGAATGA
- a CDS encoding IS3 family transposase, translated as MCEVLAVSESGYYRSLKPRPKQERQQRLLVNIKEIIGEHEDNSNYGVQRILLALLQIDIKTSYSTVRRIMKKHGLLKKVKRHPNGITREDAAAEKSENLIKRDFKASAPNQKWLSDITEVLCSDGKLYLSAVLDGFNGEIVGIAMDDNMRKELCIQAFESACKARNARGMIYHSDRGSQFTSHAFRESLAKRDAIQSMSGTGRCYDNARMESFFATLKKEKLYKIKTEQYPMAYIKSIIFRYIMVYYNRRRVYTSNPGGWPPTIYRERMLSQAA; from the coding sequence ATGTGTGAAGTACTTGCTGTCAGCGAGTCGGGCTATTATCGTAGCTTGAAGCCAAGACCCAAACAAGAGCGGCAGCAACGCCTTCTGGTCAACATTAAAGAAATCATTGGGGAACATGAAGACAATAGCAATTACGGTGTCCAGCGTATTCTGCTAGCGCTGTTACAAATAGATATTAAGACCAGCTATAGCACCGTCCGTCGGATCATGAAGAAGCACGGACTACTGAAAAAAGTGAAGCGTCATCCAAACGGCATTACACGTGAGGATGCTGCGGCTGAAAAGAGCGAGAACCTGATCAAGAGAGATTTCAAAGCCTCAGCACCCAACCAAAAGTGGCTATCGGATATCACCGAGGTCCTTTGTTCAGACGGCAAGCTATATCTGTCTGCCGTACTGGATGGTTTCAACGGAGAGATCGTAGGCATCGCCATGGACGACAACATGCGCAAGGAACTATGCATCCAAGCATTCGAGAGTGCCTGCAAGGCAAGAAATGCACGTGGAATGATTTATCACAGTGATCGAGGCAGCCAATTCACAAGCCATGCTTTCCGAGAGAGCCTGGCTAAACGTGATGCCATTCAAAGCATGAGCGGCACGGGGCGTTGCTATGATAACGCAAGGATGGAAAGCTTCTTTGCTACGCTGAAGAAAGAGAAGCTATACAAGATTAAGACCGAGCAGTATCCAATGGCGTATATTAAATCAATCATCTTCAGATACATCATGGTCTACTACAACAGACGGCGCGTCTATACCTCTAATCCAGGGGGGTGGCCCCCAACTATATATCGCGAGAGAATGCTGTCACAAGCAGCGTAG
- a CDS encoding transposase produces the protein MKRYDKTFKDEAVRLSDEIGPKKAAEQLGVAYHTLQGWRKQRTLHGDGAHIGSGRAYASADKTAREIELEREIGELRRANDILKDALGFFALDRKR, from the coding sequence ATGAAACGATACGACAAAACATTCAAAGATGAAGCAGTAAGATTGAGCGATGAGATTGGACCAAAGAAAGCCGCCGAGCAGTTAGGCGTAGCCTACCACACCTTACAGGGATGGAGAAAGCAGAGAACCCTGCATGGCGATGGAGCGCATATCGGAAGTGGACGTGCTTATGCATCTGCCGATAAGACTGCGCGTGAAATCGAACTGGAAAGAGAAATTGGCGAGTTGCGCCGCGCGAATGACATTCTCAAGGACGCACTCGGTTTTTTCGCATTAGACCGGAAGCGGTAA
- a CDS encoding response regulator encodes MYKVLIVDDELYVRKGLIGLIDWQRMPYELCGEAEDGQQALAMIEQLRPELVIVDIRMPVMDGLELIRQVKAAERHQPLFIIVSGYHDFSYAQQALRYDVTDYILKPVDERELAATLKKAATTLNRLNLSQLANEQQLAESVIETLLQATPSDPVMMQIAKALELDPHCPYSYVIVEVQDGLPHGTVDYLPLLRQALGRCLHKEALHPPIHVRAYNQYGLLLPASSSLLPGSHGEHLAYSAMQKALERETQEAVVLFAGRTVPSLSRVAESFNSANECLKYRFAAGMERVVLAADMLERPLYYFDVEEELHRRLLVEIEEQRRDDYLVTIHSLFSSFSHLHFAPSAVSNTITRSLVAIMNAIRLLQGNEEELSLLGDLLDWQDRYRNVHQLQEAYIRLVDEAAAYIAGKRNEHSKGSIDKVKKYIDAHYTENITLKSIAATFYMNSIYLGQLFRKTYGSYFNEYVLSLRIEEAKRLLRQTDMRIYEIAEQVGFQSADYFATQFEKLERMTPTDYRNRMIGRK; translated from the coding sequence ATGTATAAGGTGTTGATCGTGGACGATGAACTCTATGTGCGCAAAGGGTTGATTGGGCTAATCGACTGGCAGAGGATGCCCTATGAGCTATGCGGCGAGGCCGAGGACGGGCAGCAGGCGCTGGCGATGATCGAGCAGCTAAGGCCAGAGCTTGTTATTGTCGATATACGCATGCCCGTGATGGATGGCCTGGAGCTGATCCGGCAAGTGAAGGCGGCAGAGCGGCATCAGCCGCTATTCATCATTGTCAGCGGCTATCATGATTTCTCCTATGCCCAGCAGGCGCTGCGCTATGATGTCACCGACTATATCCTCAAGCCCGTTGATGAGAGAGAGCTTGCCGCCACCTTGAAGAAGGCCGCTACGACGTTGAATCGTCTGAATCTGTCCCAGCTAGCCAATGAACAGCAGCTCGCGGAATCCGTCATCGAGACCTTGCTGCAGGCCACTCCCAGCGATCCCGTCATGATGCAGATCGCCAAAGCGCTGGAGCTTGACCCCCATTGTCCATACAGCTATGTCATCGTTGAGGTGCAGGATGGGCTCCCCCATGGCACCGTGGATTACTTGCCTCTGCTTCGTCAGGCACTCGGGCGTTGTCTACATAAGGAAGCGCTTCATCCCCCCATTCATGTACGCGCGTACAATCAATACGGCCTCCTCCTGCCAGCATCGTCTTCACTGCTGCCCGGCAGCCATGGGGAGCATCTGGCCTACTCTGCGATGCAGAAGGCTCTGGAGCGGGAGACCCAAGAAGCGGTCGTCTTGTTTGCCGGGCGAACCGTCCCGAGCCTCAGCCGCGTCGCCGAATCCTTCAACAGCGCCAACGAATGCTTGAAGTACCGCTTTGCCGCCGGCATGGAGCGAGTCGTGCTCGCCGCTGATATGCTGGAGCGTCCTCTCTACTATTTCGATGTTGAGGAGGAGCTTCATCGCCGGCTGCTGGTCGAGATCGAGGAGCAGCGACGCGACGATTATCTGGTCACCATTCATAGCCTGTTCAGCAGCTTCTCGCATCTGCATTTTGCCCCTAGCGCTGTCTCCAATACGATTACTCGCAGTCTGGTGGCCATCATGAATGCCATCCGGCTACTCCAGGGCAATGAAGAGGAGCTGTCTCTGCTTGGCGACCTGCTGGACTGGCAGGATCGCTACCGCAATGTACACCAATTGCAAGAGGCCTACATTCGCCTGGTAGATGAAGCGGCCGCCTATATCGCAGGTAAGCGAAACGAGCATAGCAAGGGCAGTATTGACAAGGTGAAGAAGTATATCGATGCCCATTATACCGAGAACATCACGCTCAAGAGCATCGCGGCGACATTTTATATGAACTCCATCTATCTGGGACAGCTATTCCGCAAGACGTATGGCAGCTACTTCAATGAGTATGTGCTCAGTCTGCGAATCGAGGAGGCCAAGCGGCTGCTGCGGCAGACGGACATGCGGATATATGAAATCGCCGAGCAGGTGGGCTTCCAGAGCGCTGATTATTTTGCCACCCAGTTCGAGAAGCTGGAGCGTATGACGCCTACCGATTACCGCAACCGGATGATTGGCAGAAAGTAG
- a CDS encoding ABC transporter substrate-binding protein: MGTNKWFHTGLAAVMASVLLLAGCSSSNTPDNKGANAGVSTEPVTFTYFGFGTNKDVIASDTVIGKKLQEQTGVDWKMEFVVGDASTKSGVMIAGGDYPDVISPVAELEKLVDAGALIPLNDLIEEHAPNIKRVYGDYMNKITYEDGNIYILPYTANVNGYLSDPDVTQGAFWIQRRVLKEFGYPEVKTLDQYFELIEKYQAKYPKIDGKDTIGFITSAGVSGDFYSITNVPMHLAGYPNDGNVMVDMDTHEAKIYAASDYEKQWLAALNQMSSKGLLDPETFTANKDQYLAKLTSGRVLGYFNYAWQVTDATNNLKAAGNDDLRYVALPIVFDENTRDAYIDPPAFVNNRGIGISISAENPVRIIKYWDNLLTEENQRLVQWGEEGVTYSVNDKGRFVMTKEQIANRNDNEFKRKYGWAYFDYEWPRYGSNSILEDGNAYSVANQPEVAAETYTEGDLALLKAYNVETFSQLFAQPQERPWYPAWSITKEQGSPEQIFNQKSSDLQKKYYPKLVFASSSSQFDSIWTEYTNEFNKLDVAGFEQFVTTKVKERVAGKW, from the coding sequence ATGGGCACAAACAAATGGTTCCACACAGGTCTGGCGGCGGTGATGGCATCTGTCCTACTGCTCGCAGGCTGCAGCAGCAGCAACACGCCTGACAACAAGGGGGCAAATGCGGGAGTTAGCACGGAGCCGGTCACCTTCACGTACTTTGGCTTTGGCACGAACAAGGATGTGATAGCCAGTGACACTGTCATCGGCAAAAAATTGCAGGAGCAGACCGGCGTAGACTGGAAGATGGAGTTCGTCGTCGGCGATGCGAGCACCAAATCCGGCGTCATGATTGCCGGGGGCGATTACCCGGATGTCATCTCCCCGGTCGCCGAGCTGGAGAAGCTGGTGGACGCAGGAGCACTCATTCCACTCAATGATCTAATCGAGGAGCATGCGCCTAATATTAAGCGCGTCTACGGCGATTACATGAACAAAATCACCTATGAGGACGGCAATATCTACATCCTCCCTTATACAGCCAACGTGAACGGCTACTTGTCCGATCCCGATGTGACCCAAGGCGCCTTCTGGATTCAGCGGCGTGTGCTGAAGGAGTTCGGCTATCCTGAGGTGAAGACGCTGGATCAATATTTCGAGCTGATCGAGAAGTATCAAGCCAAATACCCGAAGATCGACGGCAAGGATACAATCGGCTTCATTACCTCCGCCGGCGTATCGGGCGACTTCTACTCCATTACGAACGTGCCGATGCATCTGGCCGGCTATCCGAATGACGGCAATGTGATGGTCGATATGGACACCCACGAAGCTAAAATCTATGCTGCAAGCGACTACGAGAAGCAATGGCTGGCCGCCCTGAACCAGATGAGCAGCAAGGGGCTGCTTGATCCCGAGACGTTCACCGCCAACAAGGACCAGTATCTGGCGAAGCTGACCTCCGGTCGCGTCCTCGGCTATTTCAACTATGCCTGGCAGGTAACGGATGCGACCAACAATCTGAAGGCGGCAGGCAATGATGATCTGCGCTATGTGGCTCTGCCGATCGTATTTGACGAGAATACGAGAGATGCGTATATTGACCCGCCAGCTTTCGTGAATAATCGCGGAATCGGCATCTCGATCAGCGCCGAGAATCCTGTTCGCATTATTAAATATTGGGATAATCTGCTGACGGAAGAAAACCAGAGACTCGTGCAATGGGGCGAGGAGGGTGTCACCTATTCGGTGAACGACAAAGGCCGGTTTGTGATGACCAAGGAGCAGATCGCCAATCGCAACGACAATGAGTTCAAGCGCAAGTATGGCTGGGCCTACTTCGATTATGAATGGCCTCGCTATGGCAGCAACTCCATCCTGGAGGATGGCAATGCGTATTCTGTCGCCAACCAGCCTGAGGTGGCAGCCGAAACGTACACGGAGGGCGACCTTGCACTGCTGAAGGCTTACAATGTCGAAACATTCTCCCAGTTGTTCGCCCAGCCGCAGGAGCGTCCATGGTACCCTGCCTGGAGCATTACGAAGGAGCAGGGTTCGCCGGAGCAGATCTTTAATCAGAAGTCTAGCGACCTGCAGAAAAAATATTATCCCAAGCTCGTCTTTGCCTCCAGCAGCTCCCAGTTCGACTCGATCTGGACAGAGTATACGAATGAATTCAACAAGCTGGACGTCGCCGGATTCGAGCAATTCGTAACGACCAAAGTCAAGGAGCGCGTAGCAGGCAAATGGTAG
- a CDS encoding ABC transporter permease, with translation MEKPAIHHAASVAAPSRLLIYFKKLSKQKMLMLMSLPFLAWLFLFKYVPLWGWTIAFQKFRPAKKLFDQAWVGLDNFRTLFQEEAFYLVLRNTLVMSTINLVLGFGTAIVLALLLNELRHIVFKRTVQTISYLPHFISWVVAANIVQTTLAPEGIVNVLLLKLHLIDQPVLWLGKGEYFWGILGMTEVWKNVGWNTIIYLAAITTIDPSQYEAAQIDGASRLQRIWHITLPGIKPVIVILLIMNLGHILESGFEPQYLLGNSMTVDYSENLDIFVLKYGMQMNNYGLATAAGMFKTVVSFIFLIAANHIAKRLGQSRLY, from the coding sequence GTGGAGAAACCTGCGATACACCATGCAGCGTCAGTCGCTGCACCATCCCGATTGCTGATCTATTTCAAGAAGCTGTCCAAGCAGAAAATGCTGATGCTGATGTCCCTGCCCTTTCTTGCCTGGCTGTTTCTGTTCAAGTATGTTCCCTTATGGGGCTGGACGATTGCCTTCCAGAAGTTCCGGCCGGCCAAGAAGCTATTCGATCAGGCATGGGTTGGACTGGATAACTTCAGAACCTTGTTTCAGGAAGAGGCATTCTATCTTGTGCTGCGCAACACGCTCGTCATGAGTACGATTAATCTGGTGCTGGGCTTCGGCACAGCAATCGTGCTGGCTCTGCTGCTCAACGAGCTGCGCCATATTGTGTTCAAGCGAACCGTACAAACGATCAGCTACTTGCCGCATTTTATTTCATGGGTCGTCGCGGCGAATATTGTGCAGACTACACTCGCTCCAGAAGGCATCGTCAACGTGCTGCTGCTCAAGCTTCATCTGATCGACCAGCCTGTGCTGTGGCTGGGCAAGGGGGAATATTTCTGGGGCATTCTCGGAATGACCGAGGTATGGAAGAACGTTGGCTGGAACACGATCATCTACCTGGCTGCCATTACGACCATCGATCCTTCGCAATATGAAGCTGCCCAGATCGACGGCGCCAGCCGACTTCAGCGTATCTGGCACATCACTCTGCCGGGGATAAAGCCGGTCATTGTCATCTTGCTGATCATGAATCTCGGACATATCCTGGAATCCGGGTTCGAGCCGCAATATTTGCTGGGCAACAGTATGACCGTAGACTACTCGGAGAATCTGGATATATTCGTGCTGAAGTATGGCATGCAGATGAACAACTACGGCCTCGCGACAGCCGCAGGCATGTTCAAAACCGTCGTCAGCTTCATCTTCCTGATCGCTGCGAACCATATCGCCAAGCGGTTGGGTCAGAGCAGGCTGTACTAA